From Nocardioides daedukensis, the proteins below share one genomic window:
- a CDS encoding polysaccharide biosynthesis tyrosine autokinase: protein MELKELAKILRRRRITIVAMFLVAMAVATAVTLLMTPKYESKAEIFISSDAQTLAENTSATTGVLYKISSYANLATHQEVLDRVSQKLDPPLSPDQLEGKVSAEAEATSVILTVKALDEDPAEAQRIARAESEVLAQYIEEIETPRGQNRSQMTTTITNSASYNADAVSPKTVINFAAAAAIGLILGLALALIRDLLDHTLKNPADIEKVAGAPIMASVAFDRTVTKTPLLSDVQGFSPRSEAFRLLRTNLQYLDLDSQPKSLVITSPMPAEGKTSTSTNLAIALAQAGRRVLLVDGDLRRPRVADLLDLEAKVGLTTVLVGKSTLAESIQTHKPTGLSFLAGGPIPPNPTEVLQAAATRDLVRGLRDMFDIVIIDAPPLLPVADAAILAHSADGALLVMRHGKTTTEELTAAADRLDSVGARLFGVVTNMVPKRDAGGYQYYYYDDEQLIDLKLQKARDKD, encoded by the coding sequence GTGGAACTCAAAGAACTGGCCAAGATCCTGCGTAGGCGCAGGATCACGATCGTTGCAATGTTCCTCGTCGCGATGGCTGTGGCGACCGCAGTGACACTGCTGATGACGCCGAAGTATGAGTCGAAGGCCGAGATCTTCATCTCGAGCGACGCCCAGACGCTTGCCGAGAACACCTCGGCGACGACGGGCGTGCTCTACAAGATCAGCTCCTATGCCAACCTGGCCACGCACCAGGAAGTGCTCGACCGGGTCTCGCAGAAGCTCGACCCGCCGCTCTCACCCGACCAGCTCGAAGGCAAGGTCTCCGCGGAGGCCGAGGCCACCTCGGTGATCCTGACCGTCAAGGCCCTCGACGAAGACCCGGCCGAGGCACAGCGGATCGCCCGCGCCGAGTCGGAGGTTCTCGCGCAATACATCGAGGAGATCGAGACGCCACGCGGGCAGAACCGCTCGCAGATGACGACGACGATCACCAACTCCGCCTCCTACAACGCGGATGCGGTCAGCCCGAAGACCGTGATCAACTTCGCCGCCGCGGCCGCGATCGGCCTGATCCTGGGTCTCGCGCTGGCCTTGATCCGCGACCTGCTCGACCACACCCTGAAGAACCCCGCCGACATCGAGAAGGTCGCCGGGGCGCCGATCATGGCCAGCGTCGCCTTCGACCGCACGGTCACCAAGACGCCGCTGCTCAGCGACGTACAAGGCTTCTCCCCACGCTCCGAGGCGTTCCGGCTGCTGCGCACCAACCTGCAATATCTCGACCTGGACTCCCAGCCGAAGTCGCTGGTGATCACCTCGCCGATGCCCGCCGAGGGCAAGACCAGCACCTCGACCAACCTGGCGATCGCGCTGGCCCAGGCCGGCCGCCGGGTGCTGCTCGTCGACGGAGACCTGCGCCGCCCGCGCGTCGCGGACCTGCTCGACCTCGAAGCCAAGGTCGGGCTGACCACCGTGCTGGTCGGGAAGTCCACGCTGGCCGAGTCGATCCAGACCCACAAGCCCACCGGGCTCTCGTTCCTGGCCGGTGGTCCGATCCCGCCGAACCCGACCGAGGTGCTGCAGGCGGCCGCCACCCGCGACCTGGTTCGCGGGCTGCGCGACATGTTCGACATCGTCATCATCGACGCTCCGCCGCTGCTGCCGGTCGCCGACGCCGCGATCCTCGCCCACAGCGCCGACGGCGCGCTGCTGGTGATGCGCCACGGCAAGACCACGACCGAGGAACTCACCGCGGCCGCCGACCGGCTCGACTCCGTGGGCGCGCGCCTGTTCGGCGTCGTGACCAACATGGTGCCCAAGCGGGACGCCGGCGGCTATCAATATTATTACTACGACGACGAGCAACTGATCGACCTAAAGCTGCAGAAGGCCCGTGACAAGGACTGA
- the dtd gene encoding D-aminoacyl-tRNA deacylase codes for MRAVIQRATSASVSVDGTVTGELDAPGLVVLLGVTHDDGPADVAWLARKVRDVRILREEKSAADVDAPILVISQFTLYGDARKGRRPTWAAAAPGPVSEPLYQAFCDELVALGSRVERGVFGADMAVALVNDGPVTLVVESPRETPRNG; via the coding sequence ATGAGGGCAGTCATCCAGCGCGCCACGTCCGCGTCGGTCAGCGTGGACGGCACGGTGACCGGAGAGCTGGACGCGCCGGGTCTCGTGGTGCTGCTCGGGGTCACCCACGACGACGGCCCGGCCGACGTGGCGTGGCTGGCACGCAAGGTGCGCGACGTACGCATCCTGCGCGAGGAGAAGTCAGCAGCCGACGTGGATGCGCCGATCCTGGTGATCAGCCAGTTCACGCTGTATGGCGATGCGCGCAAGGGACGCCGACCCACCTGGGCGGCCGCAGCACCGGGCCCGGTGAGCGAACCGCTCTATCAGGCGTTCTGTGACGAGCTGGTCGCGCTCGGCTCGCGCGTGGAGCGAGGCGTCTTCGGGGCGGACATGGCTGTGGCCCTGGTGAACGACGGGCCGGTGACACTGGTGGTCGAGTCACCGCGTGAAACCCCCCGGAATGGATAA